The genomic stretch CTTCCGGCTCATAAGTTTCTCCGAAAACCTTGATCATATTTCTCACCGGAATTTCCTGAATTTCCTTCGCTTCTGCTACGTACTCTTTCTTGTTGTACGCAGTGGTAAGAATGGTATAGTAAATTGGGAAGATCGCAGAGGTAATTACCAAAGAATAAACAGAGTTTGCCCAGTCGTAGACCGCCCAAGCTTTCATCATCTTTGGATTATTCTTTATATTTTGAGTTGGTTGAATTTCTGTTTCAGACATTTTCAAACGAATTAGTTGCACAAAAATAGAAAAACCGCTGAACATTCGGAGGTTTTTATTTTTTTTAGTCTAAATTTTATTGATTTGTTAAAATGGGAAAAGTTTTGTGATCATAGAAAAAATTAAAATTTGGACATAAAAAAACCAAAAACACGAATGCTTTTGGTTTTCAATATAACAATAAACTAAATTTACATATTTTCAATAACGATTGCGGAAGCACCACCACCACCATTACAGATAGCCGCAGCACCGTATTTAGCGTTATTTTGTTTTAATACGTTAATTAACGTTACAATGATTCTTGAACCAGAACTTCCAAGCGGATGTCCTAAAGCTACTGCTCCACCGTTTACGTTTACTTTAGCAGCGTCTAATCCTAAGATTTTATTGTTTGCCAAGCCAACTACAGAGAAAGCCTCGTTAAACTCGAAGAAATCGATATCTGAAATCTCAAGACCTGCTTTTTTAAGAGCAATCGGTAAAGCTTTTGCCGGAGCTGTTGTAAAGTTTTCAGGTTCCTGAGCAGCATCAGCATAAGAAACGATTTTTGCCAAAGGTTTTAATCCTAATTCTTCCATTTTCTCCTTAGAAACAAGAATCAAAGCAGAAGCACCGTCATTTAACGTAGATGCGTTTGCTGCAGTAACCGTTCCTTCTTCTTTTTTGAAAACTGTAGGAAGTGTAGGAAGTCTGTCGAAATTTACTGCTTTATATTCTTCATCTTCAGCGAAAATTACAGGATCACCTTTTCTCTGTGGAATTGAAACAGGAACAACTTCTTCAGCAAATTTCCCTTCGCTCCAAGCTTTTGCAGATCTTTTGTAAGACTGAATTGCAAAATTATCCTGATCTTCTCTTGTAAAACTATAATCTGTTGCACATTTTTCGGCACAAACGCCCATGTGAACTTTGTTGTAAACGTCTGTAAGACCGTCTAGAACCATTCCATCCTGCATTTTTACATCACCTAATTTTGTGGCATTTCTTGCATTATAGTAATGAGGAACCATTGACATATTTTCCATACCTCCTGCGATAATTACGTCTGCATCACCCGCTTTAATCGCCTGTGCAGCCATTGAAACAGCCTTCATTCCTGAAGCACAAACTTTATTGATCGTTGTAGAAGGAGTTTCGTTTGATAATCCTGCACCTAAAGCCACCTGTCTTGCCGGAGCCTGACCTTCACCTGCCTGAAGCACATTTCCCATGTAGATTTCCTGAACGTTTTTAGGATCAAGATTTATTTTATCTAATGCTCCTTTTACCGCTGCAGTTCCTAATTTTGTAGCCGGAACTGTAGACAAACTGCCCATAAAACTGCCTATTGGAGTTCTTACTGCGGAAACGATGAATACTTCTTTCATATCTTCTTTAATTTTATTTTATTAATTTTTTCTTTTAATTCAATTTCAAAATTCACTGAGTTTTCTGCTTATTTTTCACGAAAAGCATAATGAGAGCTCCCAAAAACTCTGCAAACCAGCCCCATCTCAGTTTTATTGTTCCTGCAAAAGCTTCCGTCCAGGATTTGAAAGGTAAAAAACTGAAGTAGCTCGCCGCCTGATATTTTACAGCAAATAAAGTGAACACAAAAAGGATCAACAGAAATACGGCAAAAGTATTGACTAAAACCGAACGGTTGTTGACAATCCCGAAAAGCGCACATGCACAGAATATCCAGCAAAATATAGCCAGATAATGATCGAGCTGCCAATAGTTCCAATTTCCGATAATAGGGACGTGAACAAGCGGAAGAAAACTTCCTGCGATCACCAAAATCAACCCTAAAAGCTGTAAATTTTTCATTGTTTTATTTTACAATTTTAATTGAATCTTACAATGCCAAAATACAAAAAAAAACATACTTTTTATAAGTATGTTTTAAAATCATTTATTTGAGATTGATAATATTATTTAGACAGATGTATTGTATAAAATTTATCAATTATTTAATGTTAATTTAATTTTTATGAATATTTAAAAATTAATATTTAGTAATTATAAAGCAATCTGTACTCCATATTAACTGTATAGCAAACCATTATCATTAAAAGTATTGCAAAATATTTCTGAAAATTAAAATGTCAATGCCCAAAGATCTATACCGATTTGTATTCCTTTTTTGTTACGAATCAATGCGTCATTATTAAAAATAGGGGTAAAATCTTTCATTACATAAATATTAAATCCGAAATATTCTATCGAAATTTTTCCGCCAAATATAAAAGGATTTAATCCTTTTGATACTGATTCCCGGTTGTACACACGGTTTCCAAAATCATTTTTATACTGAAGATGCATTTTATCATTTATTTTAGTTCCGCCATAAAGTCCTACTCCTACGCGCAATTGTTTTTTGGTATTATCAATATAACGTACTCCTTCGTAATCTTTATATTTTGGATTTAAAACAAATATCGCTTCTATAGGGACGTAAATATAATCTGTTCTCAACCATGCACTTTTGAAGTTGTTTCCTCTAAAATCTGTGATGTAAAGATTTTTATCATCCTGTGCAAAGATTTTATCCCCGGAAGGAACGATAGTTTCAAGTCTCCATCCTAATCCTAGACGGTAAAAAACGGGGCTTGTCGTTTTACCTAACTGATTTTCATAACGCAAAGAGAAGTTTCCGGACATAGAATTTTTCAGTTCATTTCCTTTAGAAAAATCGAAAAACTTCTTATTTGTGAAATTGATCATAGAGATACCAGCGACGTATCCAAAACTCTTTAGATAATTCTTGGGATCTTCGGGCTCATCATATTCAGGTTGTTCAAAAGTAAGATCCAATAAAGCACCTCTTGCTGTTCTGAATAGATTATTATTTTTAGTAAGATTGCTTTCAAAAAGTGCTCTTCTTACTGTTTTTCCTGTTATTTCTTCGTATTCATCTTTCTGTCGATCGATTTCGTCATTTATAATCGCTTCGTATCGAATGGCTGCTGTATTTTTCTGTTCATTCATCTCGTTCTCAGAGATCTCACCGCTTTTCATTTTCTTTTCAAGCAGATCAAATTCAACATTCATTTTGTTTCGTTCTTCAATAACCACGCTGTCGATTTTGTTTGTATAATTTTCCATCTGTTTTCTCAAAGTTGTTTTACTTTGGGAATAGCCGATTGAGAACAGAAACATAAAAGCTCCCGTTAAAAGTATTCTTTGTTTCATATTGATGAGTTATTGTTTTTCGTCTGTGTTGTTGCTGCTATTAAAAATTGTAATAAACTCCGGACTTACGCTTATTCTGTTAATTTTAATAATTCCTAGCCTTTTTGTATTTTCAGGTGCATTTTTTTTCTGCTCGACACTGTATTTGCGCTGAAAAATAAGATCGTTTGCGGTAATATATTTTACCTTCATTTCTTTCACAACTGGTTTTGTTGTCGCTAACTGAGGCGATTCATTAATTAGCTGTTCAGGTTTGTTATTAATCTCGATCTCAGGCTTTACACCAATCTGAAACTCTGTATTTCCAATTTTCGGAGTTTCTTTTACTACTTTATTTTGGGTTTCAACCAATATTTCGGATTGTTTTTTCTGAGTCTTTTCTGATTTAATAATTATTTCAGAATTAGTGCTTGGTTCTTCCTTTTTATTCTTAGCAATAGATTTAACATTCTCTGTTGGTTTACTATTATTTTCAATAGTTTTTTTAACTGCAATAGCTTGTTTAGATTTTGAAAATTGATCATAATTAAAATAAAACAAAGTTCCAAAAGAGACTAAAAGAACAATTATTGCAGCATATTTCCACCATTGAAAAAGCGGTTTTTGCACTATTTTAGAATCATTATCTAACCCAAGTTCGATTTGATCCCAAAGATTCTCAGAAGGCTTTATTTCGAGGTCTTCGTAATCAGTTTTTAATTGTTTCAGTATTTTTTTGTCCATTTTCTTTTGCTTTTAAATAATCTGCAATCCATTTTTTGGCTTTGCTGAGCTGACTTTTGCTTGTGCCTTCCGATATATTCAGTATTTCTGCGATTTCCTGATGTTTTTTATCTTCAAAAACGTACAGATTAAAAATCAATCGATAGCCCGTCGGCATTTGAGAAAAAATTTCTTCGATGTCAATCTTATTTACACTTTCATCCAATTCCTCTTCCTGATAATCATCGGCAATTTCGATATCTGAATAAAGAATATTCTTATTTTTCCTTACAAAGCTTATCGAATCGTTGACGACAATTTTCCTCAGCCAAAATGGAAAACTTTTCCAGTCGTTGCAGTCGTTGATCTTATTGAAACACTTTAGAAAAGAGTTTAATAAGATATCTTCTGCATCATGAATATTATTCGTGTAAGAATTTGAAACCGCCAGCATTTTAGCTGAAAACAAATCGTAAAGCGCTTTTTGAGCTCTCCGATCCTGTTTCTTGGCAAGTTTAAAATTTTCTTCTAAATGCTTCATGTACTAGTTTCTATCTATAAGACGGTGCAATTTGAAAATGGTTGCCTAAAAGTAAAAAAAATTGCACCTTTTTTCAAAGGTGCAATTTTAATGATAGTATGAAATAAAATTATTGTGCAAAAGAATATCGTGGACCACCTGCCTGGAAAATCGCAAGCATTCTGCTTTTTTGGTCTGTAGAGAACATAAACATTGCTCTGTCATCCACATAATCCATATAATTCATGGTCATTTCTACAGGATTTCCAGTACAGCTGCTGTAATGTGGATACGTCGGCGCACCATAATTAGCAGTGTTGTGTGATGGTGTATCATTACAATAATCAGTTCCGCAAGTTGCATCTCCCCAAATATGACGAAGATTCATCCAATGCCCCACTTCATGTGTGGCAGTTCTCCCCTGATTAAAAGGATATACAGCTGTTCCTGTAGTTCCTACATATCTAGAATCTATAACTACGCCATCCGTAGCACTTGATCCTCCCGGAAACTGAGCATAGCCTAAAGTTCCTCCTCCAATTGTACACACCCATAAATTTAGTTTAGTTGTAGGTGATATCGGTGATAAACCTCCCTGTGCAGATTTTTTCATTGTATCTCTAGTTCCCCAAGAAGTTTTTTTCGTTGATTTTCTTACGACCTGATCCAAAACGAATCTTATTCCCACATTTGCTTTTACATTAGAAAAAGCTGTTGGAACATTATTATAATCACTGTTTGTAGCGTTGAAATCTTTATTCAATACATCAATCTGTGATTGAATTTGTGACTGTGAAATATTTTCTGCAGAATTTCTGTACAAAACATTTACTACAACAGGAATTTCAATAACTCCGTTTACTAATCTGGATTCAAAATTTTCGTTGAGTTTTTTTTGGGTAAACATTTCAATATCTGAAATCTTCTTTGCTAATGAAGGATTTTCAGCGATTTGATCTTTCAAAACATCATCAGCTGCACAGCTTCTTCGAGCAGTAACATCAGTTGTGGCATTCTCTTCTGATTGGTTTTCGATTTTCTCGTCAGACTCACAGCCTGCCAGAATAGCAGAAACTATTCCTAGCATAAAAATTGCTTTTTTCATTGTAATTTGGTGTTAATTATGTTAAATCGCTTTGTTATTATCAAATAAATAACAGAAACATTACAAATATAACATTTTTTTAATACTACACTCTATTTTAATAAAAAAATATTAAAATTTGCTGATTTCAGGGTTTTAACTGGTATAATAAAATAAAAAATGTACCTCTTTTGAAGATACATTTAAATTTTTATTGTAAAAAAACACCATTTTTAGTGCTTCACTTCTTTTAATTGAGTAGTAGGATCATGTTTATGTTTAAAAACAATAGCAAAAGCAATAGTTACAACTAACGCATAACCGGCAAAAATATACCATGACGTTTGCCATCCCGCTAGTCGCAAGGAAGGATCAGTCTGAGAGAAAACATAATGATTTACTACTTCCTGAGCACCCAACATTCCTATTGTAGCTCCGAAACCATTGGTCATCATCATAAAAACTCCTTGTGCGCTAGAACGAATGCTTTTGTCTGTTTCTTTATCAACAAATAATGATCCCGAGACATTGAAAAAATCGAATGCGATACCATAAACAATCATCGATAAAACAAACATCCAAACTCCTCCACCCGGATTTCCAAGACCAAATAATCCGAATCTCAGGAACCAAGCAAACATCGCCATCAACATTACTTTTTTAATTCCGTATCGCTTTAGAAAGAACGGAATCAATAGGATACAAAGTGTTTCTGATACTTGTGAGAGTGAAATCAACGCATTTGCATTATTTGAACCCCAGGTATTTGCATATTCTGGAATTTCTTTAAAACTCGTAATAAACGGATTTGCGTAGCCATTTGTAATTTGTAATGAAACACCCAAAAACATTGAGAAAATAAAGAATATCGCCATCTTTTTTTCTTTAAATAAAGCAAAAGCTTTTAAGCCTAAAGCATCAGATAAGGTTCTTTTTTCTGTACTTTTATTAACCTCACAATTAGGAAGAGTAAATGAATAAATGAACAAAATAATTCCTAAAATACCCGAAACAAAAAACTGACTGTAGCTATTTTGAAAGCTTGGAAAATCAGATTCATTTGAGAAGTTAAATTTTAAATTTCCATCCTGAATTCCAGCAAAATTTACAAACAACATTGCACAGATAAAACCTACTGTTCCCAACGTACGAATGGGCGGAAAAGATTTTATCGTGTCATAATTATTATTAACCAAAACGGTATATGCAACCGAATTAGAAAGCGCAATCGTTGGCATATAAAAGGTAACGCTTAAACCATAAAGAAGGAAAAGTTTTGAAAATTCTACATTTTCTCCTGCTGACATTCCGTAATAACCAGCCCAGATCAAAAAAACTGCTGCAAGAAAATGCGAAATCCCAAGAAGCTTCTGAGCCTGAATCCATCGGTCTGCAATGATTCCCATAATAGCAGGCATAAAAATCGATACAATCCCCTGCATAGCGTAGAACAGTCCGATTTTGGAACCCAATCCTACCGAGCCCAAATAATTTCCCATGGAAGTAAGATAAGCTCCCCAAACCCCAAATTGGAGAAAGCTAAGGATGGTCAATCGTAATTTTAAATTCATCTTTTAATTGTAAATATCTCTTTAATCTATTTTCTTTTTCCGCCTTTTGATCTCTTCCTGAATTTCAAGAGCGGTATCAAAATCTTCTTCTTTTACAGCTTCATCGAGCAATTTTTGTAATTCTTCCATTGAGACAGACGTTAAACTATCTTCAGGATTTACTGTTTCAGAAAAGGTCTCTTCTTCTTTGGCAACTTCTTCCAGCTCCAATAAAATTCCGGCTTCATTTAAAACCTGCTGTGTCGTATATATCGGTGCATCAAATCTTACCGCCATTGCAACAGCATCTGAAGTTCTTGCATCAAGAATCAGCTCTTCCTCGGTTTCAGAATTTTTAAAATTGATATTTGAAAAGAAAACGCCGTCTACAATCTGATAAATGATCACAGAAACCAATTTATAATTCGTAGAAACAATAAATTTTGTAAATAAATCGTGTGTAAGCGGACGCGGCGGATGAATGTCTTTTTCTAAGCCTAAAGAAATGGATTGTGCTTCGAAATTCCCGATAACAACGGGCAGTTTAATGTTTGTTTCTTCATGTTCCAATAACAATGCGTACGCCCCCGATTGGGTCTGGCTGTACGATATTCCGCGTATGATTAGCTGTTTATAATCCATGACTACAAATATAAATTAATTTTTTATTGTAGGTTTTACTTTTTAGACAAAAATAAAAGCCCGGAAGCCGAGCTTTTATCTATATTGTTGATGTTTGTCAAAGGTCAATTGTGAATTTTGCTTCGCAAGTGAATTAATTAGTTTAAAAATTGACAGCAAAGCGAATTGACTATTCACAATTCACTTTTTTATCCTTTCAATGCTTTAATTTTCTCAGTTAATGCAGGGATAATCTGGAAAGCATCTCCTACAACACCGTAATCAGCTGATTTGAAGAACGGAGCTTCAGCATCACTGTTGATCACAACGATTGTTTTAGACGAGTTTACTCCAGCCAAATGCTGAATTGCTCCAGAAATACCAATTGCAATGTAAAGATTAGGTGCAATTGCTTTACCAGTCTGCCCTACGTGCTCTGTGTGAGGTCTCCATCCGATATCTGAAACCGGTTTTGAACATGCAGTTGCAGCACCTAAAACATTTGCTAAATCTTCTACCATTCCCCAGTTTTCAGGACCTTTCATTCCTCTACCTGCAGAAACTACTACTTCAGCTTCTTTTAAGTCTAATTTACCTGAACTCTGTTCGTGAGAGATTACTTTGGTATCTTCATTGGCAACAGAAAGATTTTTCACTTCTTCCGAACCAGAAACTGTATTTTCTTTAACACCAAAAGCATTTTGAGAAACGGTAATAATTACTCCTGTTCCTTCAGCTTTTGCATGCATGAAACCTTTCCCAGAAAACGCTTTTCTTTTCACCTGAAATGGAGACTGACTTTCCGGAGCTTCCAAAACATTGGTAATTAAAGAATAATTCTTCATTACCGCCAACATTGGTGCTACAGAAGAAGCATCTGTTGTGTGAGGGAAAACAAGAATATTTCCGTCTGCAATTTCACTTACCGCTTGTGCATAAGCTTTTGCTGAGAAATTTTTAAGACCTTCGTCTTTGATATTGATTACGTTTGTTGCTCCATATTTATACAATAAATCTGAAGAATCTGTTGGGTTTACAGAGATTGCCGTAACGGTATCACCCGCCTGATCAGCCACTGCTTTAGCATAAGAAACTGCCTCAAAAGCTGCTTTCTTGTAAACTCCGTTTATATTTTCTGCGTATACGAATACTGCCATTATTTTAATTTTTAGGTTTTAGGAATTAGATGTTAGGAATTAGGTTAAAAAATAGTTTTAAACTATGACCTTATACCTAAAATCTGTTATCTTTTTTTAAATTACTTTAGCTTCCTCATGAAGAAGTCTTACCAACTCATCAAAATTATCAGGAGAAACGATTTTTACAGCTGCTCTTGGCGGAACAGAGTCATAAGATACTCCCTGAACTTTCACCTCAGATGAAGTAGGTTCTACCACCTGCAAAGGTTTTGTTCTTGCAGACATAATCCCTCTCATGTTTGGAATAATTAAATCTTTTTCGTCAACTAATCCTTTTTGACCAGCAATTACAGCAGGTAATTTAACAGAAATAGTTTCTTTCCCTCCTTCAATTTCTCTCACTGCAGTCGCTTCACTGCCATTAACGTCTAAACCAACAGAAGCATTTACGAAAGGCTGATTCAACAATTGGGCAACCATTCCGGGAACAGAACCACCGTTGTAATCAATAGATTCTTTACCACAAAGAACCAAATCATATCCTCCATTCTGCGCTACAGAAGCAATCTCTTTCGCTGTAGAATAACTGTCTTTCGGGTCAAGATTTACTCTTACTCCGTCATTTGCACCAATTGCCAAAGCTTTTCTGATTACCGGCTCAGTTGTAGCATCTCCAACGTTTAAAACTGTAACTGTAGCTCCTTGAGACTCCTGTAATTTGATCGCTTTTGTTAATGCGAACTCGTCTAACGGATTGATTACCCACTGAATTCCGTTTTTGTCGAATGCAGATTTATCTGCTGTAAAGTTGATTTTTGAAGTAGTATCCGGAACACTACTGATGCAAACTAATATTTTCATATGTTGTTTTAATTTTTTTCTTTTTTACTTCTAAATTGAAAAACTTCTGAAGTATTTTATTTTGTTTGTTACGTTTTGTAAATATAAATAAAAAATATATTATGCATGCATAATACTTATTTAATTATTATTCAGCGCATTATAAGTTTCTAAGACTTTGGTTTTGTTGCTCTAAACTCAATCTTGCTTGGTAAAACTCTTGGGTTCATCTTCAAAATATCCAGCACCAAACTTCCTATATCTTCCGGCTGAATTTTCCAGGCATCTTTTTCTGACAGAGTATTTCCGTTAAAATTGGTTGCTACCGAACCAGGCATGATAACGGTAGATTTGACATTATACTTTCTTAAATCGATCATTGCAGCTTGAGTAAAGCCTACCACGCCAAATTTCGAAGCATTGTAACCGGCTCCATTTTCAAAGAAATTAGCACCTGCTAAACTTGAAATTGTGATGTAATACCCTTCAGTTTTCTTTAATTCTTCAACTGAAGCTTTTAAAGTATAGAAAACTCCCGTTAAATTGGTTTCAATCATATCATTCCACTCCTCAGAACTTAACTCGTCAACAGGTTTGAAAATCCCCAAACCCGCATTGGCAATTACAAAATCTAATCTTCCGAATTTTTCTATGATACTTTTAACTGCGTTTAATTCATCTTCAAGGTTTTTTACATCTGAAATTAACCCTAAAACATTTGCTGAGTATTGCTTTAATTCATTCTCCACTTTTTCAACATCTTCTTTTCTTCTTCCCGTAAAAGCAACCGAAACTCCATTTTCAAGTAATATTTTTGCGATTCCGTATCCTACGCCTTTTGTTCCGCCCGTAATATATGCAACTTTATTTTCTATCATTATTTAATTTTTTAAAACTCTAAAATAACAAAAACGCCCCAATTGGAGCGTTTTAATATACTGAAATTGATCAGTAATTTATTTTTTGATGAATTTTTCTGTAGAAACACCATCTTTAGTTTCAATATTGATCAAGTAAGTTCCGGCAGGAAGATTTCTCACATCTACTTTATTGTCGCTTAAGTTTGTAGAAACTTTTCTTCCGCTTGCATCAAATAATTCGACATTATTGATTTTTGAATCTGATTTTATTGAAACAAAATCATTAGCAGGGTTAGGATATATGGAAATTTCTTTTCTTTTTACTTCAGTATCACTAGTACCCAAAACTCCACTTATATTGAATGTATCTAATCCCAGAGATACTGCAGTACCTGCTTGAATGGGTGAGAAATGATTAAATCCAAAATAATATGTTCCACTCGTTGTAGGAGTAAATGTCGCGGTATATTGTGTCCATGCAGTATTTGCTACAGTTGTTGAACTCCATAATGTAGTACTTTGTGCTGTTGTCGTCGCCTCGTTTCCAACAGTCAATTTGATACTTTGTGGATTTGTACCACCGAAATTTCTCAAATAAAAAGTCATCGTATATGCATTACCTGTAGATAAACTATATGGCTTTGAAAATAACCATCTATTAGTAACGGCCATTGTGCTATTATTTGAGAACACCATTTGTGTCCCTGCTTGTGGATTTCCTGCGGTAGCATCTGTAGCCCAAGCCCCTGTCCATCCATCATTTTGATAAAAACCAGCAGTAGCATTATCAAAACCGTAAGAATATGGTGTTCCAGCACCAAGAGTTTGAGCAGTAAACAATTTATATGGTCCTATCCATGCTCCATTTACAGTGTTATTTTTACTTCTAACATAATATTCATACATTGTATTGGCAGATAATCCGCTACTTATATCCACAAAACTTGTAGTTGTTCCTGTTACACTTCCAGACACTGCCGGTGTATGACCAACGACACCTTTTGAATAGTCATATCCCGTTACACCAGTTGCTGCCGTCCAATTAATACGACCACTTGTTGGCGTGATGTTAGATGTTGTCATTACTCGTCCCGGTTGAGGAGAAACTCCATTAATAATATGAACATTATCAATTGCTCCTAAGAATGCATCATTGGAAAAATTTTGAAAAGCTATATAAATGGTTTGCCCTGCATAAGAACTCAAATCAATACTTTTATTCTGCCATGTTGCTTCTTCACCATTAACAGTTAAAATAGGGGTATTAAAACTAGCCACAGTATTTCCAGTTGCAGAAATATATACCTTGTAAGATTCTTTGTATGTAGGATCAAATGATATTGCATGCCAATATAACGTATTAGTACCTGCAGGAAGTGCAATTGCAGGTGAAACCATCCAATCATTTGAGGTTCCAGGAGGGGTATACCACGATGTAGACAAAGCAATATTATTACCAAACTCTTCTTCAGAAGGTATCCAGGCTGCATTTACAAAATTAACGTTGGTATTAGGAGTAAGTCCATCAACATTATATAATGTCCAATTAGTTAATGGTCCATTATTAGCTTCAAATCCAGCACTAAAAACTTGTCCAAATGCTAATGCTGATGCTGTTAAAAATAAAGAAGATAGAATTTTTCTCATAATGTGTGTTTTTTTATTCACATTAAATATAATAAAAAAGTACAACATACACTATATTTATTTAAAAAAAAATAAAAATCCTCAAGAAAAATTCTCGAGGACTATTATTTTAATAAAATTAATTCAGTTTTTAAGACTTAGAATAATTTTCAAAAAACATTGGGATACTCTCAATTCCTTTATAGAAATTAAACAGTCCGTAATGCTCGTTTGGTGAGTGAATAGCATCTGAGTCTAGACCAAATCCCATCAAGACAGACTTAGCTCCCAAGACCTGCTCAAACATTGAGGTAATAGGAATACTTCCACCACCTCTGTAAGGAAGAACCTCTTTACCAAAAGCCGATTGCATAGCATTTTTAGCTGCTAAATATTCTTTGGTATCTGTAGGTAAAACATAAGGCATACCTCCATGATGCGGAGTCACTTTTACTCTCACATTTGCAGGAGCTATTTTCTCAAAATATTTTGTGAACTTTTCTGTGATTTCTTCAGGAGTCTGATACGGAACCAAACGCATTGATATTTTAGCAGAAGCTTTAGACGGTATCACCGTTTTTGCTCCTTCACCTGTATACCCGCCCCAAATTCC from Chryseobacterium indoltheticum encodes the following:
- a CDS encoding electron transfer flavoprotein subunit alpha/FixB family protein; the protein is MAVFVYAENINGVYKKAAFEAVSYAKAVADQAGDTVTAISVNPTDSSDLLYKYGATNVINIKDEGLKNFSAKAYAQAVSEIADGNILVFPHTTDASSVAPMLAVMKNYSLITNVLEAPESQSPFQVKRKAFSGKGFMHAKAEGTGVIITVSQNAFGVKENTVSGSEEVKNLSVANEDTKVISHEQSSGKLDLKEAEVVVSAGRGMKGPENWGMVEDLANVLGAATACSKPVSDIGWRPHTEHVGQTGKAIAPNLYIAIGISGAIQHLAGVNSSKTIVVINSDAEAPFFKSADYGVVGDAFQIIPALTEKIKALKG
- a CDS encoding zinc metalloprotease, whose amino-acid sequence is MKKAIFMLGIVSAILAGCESDEKIENQSEENATTDVTARRSCAADDVLKDQIAENPSLAKKISDIEMFTQKKLNENFESRLVNGVIEIPVVVNVLYRNSAENISQSQIQSQIDVLNKDFNATNSDYNNVPTAFSNVKANVGIRFVLDQVVRKSTKKTSWGTRDTMKKSAQGGLSPISPTTKLNLWVCTIGGGTLGYAQFPGGSSATDGVVIDSRYVGTTGTAVYPFNQGRTATHEVGHWMNLRHIWGDATCGTDYCNDTPSHNTANYGAPTYPHYSSCTGNPVEMTMNYMDYVDDRAMFMFSTDQKSRMLAIFQAGGPRYSFAQ
- a CDS encoding bifunctional nuclease family protein, with protein sequence MDYKQLIIRGISYSQTQSGAYALLLEHEETNIKLPVVIGNFEAQSISLGLEKDIHPPRPLTHDLFTKFIVSTNYKLVSVIIYQIVDGVFFSNINFKNSETEEELILDARTSDAVAMAVRFDAPIYTTQQVLNEAGILLELEEVAKEEETFSETVNPEDSLTSVSMEELQKLLDEAVKEEDFDTALEIQEEIKRRKKKID
- a CDS encoding SDR family oxidoreductase — translated: MIENKVAYITGGTKGVGYGIAKILLENGVSVAFTGRRKEDVEKVENELKQYSANVLGLISDVKNLEDELNAVKSIIEKFGRLDFVIANAGLGIFKPVDELSSEEWNDMIETNLTGVFYTLKASVEELKKTEGYYITISSLAGANFFENGAGYNASKFGVVGFTQAAMIDLRKYNVKSTVIMPGSVATNFNGNTLSEKDAWKIQPEDIGSLVLDILKMNPRVLPSKIEFRATKPKS
- a CDS encoding RNA polymerase sigma factor: MKHLEENFKLAKKQDRRAQKALYDLFSAKMLAVSNSYTNNIHDAEDILLNSFLKCFNKINDCNDWKSFPFWLRKIVVNDSISFVRKNKNILYSDIEIADDYQEEELDESVNKIDIEEIFSQMPTGYRLIFNLYVFEDKKHQEIAEILNISEGTSKSQLSKAKKWIADYLKAKENGQKNTETIKN
- a CDS encoding MFS transporter, whose amino-acid sequence is MNLKLRLTILSFLQFGVWGAYLTSMGNYLGSVGLGSKIGLFYAMQGIVSIFMPAIMGIIADRWIQAQKLLGISHFLAAVFLIWAGYYGMSAGENVEFSKLFLLYGLSVTFYMPTIALSNSVAYTVLVNNNYDTIKSFPPIRTLGTVGFICAMLFVNFAGIQDGNLKFNFSNESDFPSFQNSYSQFFVSGILGIILFIYSFTLPNCEVNKSTEKRTLSDALGLKAFALFKEKKMAIFFIFSMFLGVSLQITNGYANPFITSFKEIPEYANTWGSNNANALISLSQVSETLCILLIPFFLKRYGIKKVMLMAMFAWFLRFGLFGLGNPGGGVWMFVLSMIVYGIAFDFFNVSGSLFVDKETDKSIRSSAQGVFMMMTNGFGATIGMLGAQEVVNHYVFSQTDPSLRLAGWQTSWYIFAGYALVVTIAFAIVFKHKHDPTTQLKEVKH
- a CDS encoding acetyl-CoA C-acyltransferase; translated protein: MKEVFIVSAVRTPIGSFMGSLSTVPATKLGTAAVKGALDKINLDPKNVQEIYMGNVLQAGEGQAPARQVALGAGLSNETPSTTINKVCASGMKAVSMAAQAIKAGDADVIIAGGMENMSMVPHYYNARNATKLGDVKMQDGMVLDGLTDVYNKVHMGVCAEKCATDYSFTREDQDNFAIQSYKRSAKAWSEGKFAEEVVPVSIPQRKGDPVIFAEDEEYKAVNFDRLPTLPTVFKKEEGTVTAANASTLNDGASALILVSKEKMEELGLKPLAKIVSYADAAQEPENFTTAPAKALPIALKKAGLEISDIDFFEFNEAFSVVGLANNKILGLDAAKVNVNGGAVALGHPLGSSGSRIIVTLINVLKQNNAKYGAAAICNGGGGASAIVIENM
- a CDS encoding electron transfer flavoprotein subunit beta/FixA family protein, giving the protein MKILVCISSVPDTTSKINFTADKSAFDKNGIQWVINPLDEFALTKAIKLQESQGATVTVLNVGDATTEPVIRKALAIGANDGVRVNLDPKDSYSTAKEIASVAQNGGYDLVLCGKESIDYNGGSVPGMVAQLLNQPFVNASVGLDVNGSEATAVREIEGGKETISVKLPAVIAGQKGLVDEKDLIIPNMRGIMSARTKPLQVVEPTSSEVKVQGVSYDSVPPRAAVKIVSPDNFDELVRLLHEEAKVI